GACACCACGCTGCTGCTCGACGAGCCCACCAACCACCTCGACGCCGACTCCATCACCTGGCTGCGCGGCTTCCTGCAGAACCACGACGGCGGACTGATCGTGATCTCCCACGATGTCGAACTGCTCGGCGACGTGGTGAACAAGGTGTGGTTCCTCGACGCGGTGCGTGGTGAGGCCGACATCTACAACATGGGCTGGAAGAAATATCTCGACGCCCGCGCCACCGACGAACAGCGCCGCGTGCGCGAGCGTGCCAATGCGGAGAAGAAGGCCTCAGCGCTCAAGCAGCAGGCCGCGAAACTCGGCGCGAAGGCGACGAAAGCCGCTGCGGCACACCAGATGGTCAAGCGCGCCGAGCGCATGCTGTCGGAGGTCGACGAGATCCGGGTGGCCGACAAGGTCGCGCGCATCAAGTTCCCCGAGCCCGCTCCCTGCGGCAAGACGCCGCTGATGGCCACGAACCTGACCAAGCTCTACGGATCGCTGGAGATCTTCACCGGGGTGAACCTGGCCATCGACAAGGGCAGCCGGGTGGTGATCCTGGGTCTCAACGGAGCGGGTAAGACGACCATGCTGCGTTTGCTCGCCGGGGTGGAGACGCTCACGGCCGGGCAGATCGATCCGGGCCGTGGCCTGCGGATCGGCTACTTCGCGCAGGAGCACGACACCCTCGACGATCAGGCCACCGTCTGGGAGAACATCCGGCACGCGGCGCCCGACGCGGGCGAACAGGACCTCCGCGGCCTGCTGGGCGCGTTCATGTTCTCGGGTCCACAGCTGGACCAGCCCGCGGGCACGCTGTCCGGCGGTGAGAAGACCCGTCTGGCCCTGGCCGGACTGGTCTCCTCGGCCGCGAACGTCCTGCTGCTGGACGAGCCCACCAACAACCTCGACCCGGTCTCGCGCGAACAGGTCCTCGACGCGCTGCGCAGCTATGCGGGCGCGGTCGTCCTGGTGACCCACGACCCGGGTGCGGCCGAGGCTCTGAACCCGGAACGAGTGATCATGCTGCCCGACGGCACCGAGGATCACTGGTCGCAGGACTATCTCGAGCTCATTCAGCTGGCCTGAGCGCGGCGAGTTCCCGGCGCGACGCGCCGGGCGCGGCGAAATATCTTCGCAATCGGTGAGTTTCATCACAATGAGGCGTTGATCACTGCCGGTCGAGTGTCTAGCCTGGAATCAGGCTGCACGGCGACCGGAGGAAGCCATGAGTGACAGGCCCGCACAGGGGAAGTCGATGTTGGGTAAGGGCACGCGCGTGACGGGCAAATCGCGCGACCGGCTACAGACCCAGCTCAAGAAGCAATACGAGGCGGGCGCCAGTATCCGATCACTGGCGCGTGAGACCGGCCGTTCGTATGGGTTCATCCACAACGTTCTGGTGGAGTCGCATGTGCAGCTCCGCAGTCGTGGTGGTGCCAACCGTCGTAAGGCGATCAGTAAGGCCTGATCGGCCGGCCTCGGCCGAGTGATCCGCGCGCGTACCTGTTGATCGGTCCGCGCGGGGATTCGCTCGTCCGCGCCCGGCCGGACGACGGAGAACCGGCGGCGCCGGCCGGATGCGGAATTCTTCGCGAGCACGCGGTAATCCGTTGTGACCGTAAGGTTTCCGTGTCGACCGCTCATGCCCGGTTCGCGTTGCGTTCGGCCCACCACGCCGGTGCGTCGACGAAGTGGTTGTCGAACTCCTCCTGGGTGGCGGCGAGTTCGGCGAGCGTCGCCTCACCCGCGGCGACCCGCTCGAGGAGGCGGAAGTAGCCGAATCGCTCCACCGCGGGAGTCAAAGCGATGAGGATGCGGGCCGGCGAGCCGGGGGCGGCGCCGAACGCGTGCGGCATGAAGCGCGGGACGGTGATCGCACCGCCCGCGCCGACGGTGACGATCTCGTCGCCCGCCAGGACCTGCAATTCACCGTCGGCGACGTAGAAGAGTTCGTCCGAGAGCGTGTGGTAGTGCGGGGTCGCGCCGTCGGCGCCCGCTGTCATGGTCACCTCCAGGGTGCTGACACTGCCGCCGGTGCGACTCGAGTCCAGGAGCAGCCGCATCGTCACCGCGTCGGTCGCGCGGACCTCGGCCTCGGCGGGCTGGACGACGGCGGCGGGGATGCGGGGGGTGGTGGTGGACATCGGAACCTCCGGTGTAGTTCGGCGCTTGATAATTCGCTACCGAACTATATCCCATCGAATAGAGTGTGTCCATGGCCGGACAGCAGACCGATGCGGTGGACGCGATCGTGGAACAGTGGCGGCGGGAACGACCCGACCTGGATCTGGCGGCGATGGCGATCATCGGCCGCCTCGGCCGGATGCAGGTGCTCGCCGAACGTGAGATCGAGGCCGTTTTCACCGCGCACGGTCTGCACCGCGGGGAGTTCGATGTGCTTGCGGCACTGCGGCGTTCGGGAGAGCCCTTCGAACTCACGCCATCGGTGCTGGCCGACACCCTCATGCTCTCGCGGGCAGGGATGACCGGCCGGCTGGACCGCCTGGAATCGGCCGGGCTGGTGCGGCGCATCGCCGATCCGGCGGACCGGCGCGCGGTCCGGGTCGCGCTCACCCCGGCCGGTCGGGAGCGGGTGGACGAGGTGGTCACCGCGCATACCGAGAACGAGACCCGGCTGCTGTCGGCACTGACGGAACACGACCGTGGCGAACTCGATCGGATCGCCCGCACCCTGCTCGTCGCGCTCGAACACGACGGGGCCGGGCGATGACCCGTCCCGATTCCGGTGATCAGTCGCTGATCATCGCCTCGCCGTGGACGAGAAACCGGGCCAGGCTGGCGAAGATCGGCAGACCCGTCTTGATCTCCAGGTAGGCGAACTGGCCCTGCGGATTCACCTCGAGGAAGTAGTACTCACCGTCGAGTCCGAGACGGAGGTCGAGGACACCGAATCCCAGACCGAGCGCGCCCATCAGTGTGGTCAGCGCCTTGCTCACCGACGCGGGCAGTCGTTCGGGAGTGAACGCGACCGAGGTGTCCAATCGTGAATCCACCCAGCCCGCACCGGCTTGCGAATCGATCCGGACCGCCCATTCGACCCCATCGATCCACACCACCCGGAGATCGCATTCGGCCTCGACATAGTCCTGGAAGGTGGTCGGCGCCGAACGGATCGTGCCCAGTCGCGCGATATCGTCGACCCCCACGATCCGGGTCTCGGTGAATTCGGCTCGCCCGGTGCCGGTGCGCTTGTAGACGACCGAACCGCCGCGGGAGTCGACGAAACTCCGGGCTTCGTCGGGATCGTTGGTGATCAGGGTCTCCGGAATCGCGAAACCGCAGCGCCGCGCGGTGTCGAGTTGCACGATCTTGCGGGTGGCGGTGCGGTCGGCGCCGGGATCGTTGACCCAGACGGCGGGAATGGACCACAGCAGGCCCTGCAGGAAACCGTCGCATTCGGCCTGGCGGAAATCGTCGTCACCGTTGTGGAAGCCACCGGGCACCCGGCATCGGTGGGGCCGCCGCCACCAGACCGAGGTCACCTCGTCGAGACCGGGCAGATGCGACAGTGATCGAGCGGTGCCCGCTCGGTCGAGCCGGAAACTGCCGCTCTCATGCGGAAAGTCACGCATATCGAGAAGAATCGGACTGAGCCGGTAGCTCTTTCGCAGTGTCGAGGCCATCGCATCGGCGTGCAGATCGCCGCTTTCCGAGACGATCAGTACGGCACCCGGCGAACGGGCACTCATCGCGGCTGTCCCTCAGTCCAGGCTGTCGCAGGCCGTACCGTCGTCACCGATACCTCGGCTGTTCGTCTGGCTGTAGCTCACGGTCGCTCCGACGACGCCGGGCGCGCGCCGGAGCCGCAGCCGGCGAGCCCACTGGTCGGTGAGCCGATCCAGTGCGTCATCATCGACCGCGGGGCTGGGCTGCGGCGGGAGGGTCAACGGGCGCTCGGTCAGCTGAATCCGGCGGCGCTGCGTGAAATCGGCTGCGGCGCCGGGGCGTATCCACACCAGGACCGCTCGTTCGGCGGTGCCGGGATCCGCGCCCGGGGATCCGTCGCGGAGTTGGAGGACATCGTCACGGTCGAGGGTCCAGGTACCCTCGGCGACCCGAACACTGATGGTGTCGCGGGATTCGGCGACCAGGCTTCCGGACAGCGGCGGTGCCGATCGCTGGGGTTGTGGGCGCGGCCGGGTGTCGGGCACCTGGCGGCGGGCATGGCTCATGGGCTGGACTCCGATCTGCTCGCGATTTGCCCCGGAAGTCGAGCGTGAACTGGATCATAGCCCGCGACGGCGCCCGACCGGTTCGCATCGAAAGAATTTCGGTGCAAATACCCGGCCTGGGCGGGACGTGGAAAACGCTATCGCCGAAAGATATTCGGTTGAGCTGTCAACGCTTCACAGGCCGAGTACATCGGCGGATTCGGCGAGCTCGAGAAAACGCTCGCTCGGATTCGATACGAGTTTGCGCGCTTGGAGATCCATCAGTCCGAGCACGACCGAGAACTCGGCGGAGACGGTGCCGTCGAGTTTGCGGATCTGCTGATCCATCCAGAACGCCTTGCCGGAGCCCCAGCGGGTCCGGCAGGTGATGGTGATCTCGTCACCGAGGTGCAGTTCGCGCAGGTACTTGACGTTGGATTCCAGGACCACCGGACCGAGTCCGGACAGGCGCATCTTGTCCGGCAGCAGCCCGGCCGCACGCAGGATCTCCCACCGCGCGTGCTCGGCGTACTGGTGGTACACGGCCTGATTGAGGTGGCCGTTGACATCGAGTTCGTAACCGCGAACGGTAACGGGCACGGAAAAGGTCATACTCGGGCGAACCTCCGCTGTATGCCCGCTATTTCCGAATTCCGCGTGGTGTCGGTCACGGGCGGCAATGGTGTTGGGGCACTGTCGATTCGAATGGCGCGGGCCGGGATCAGTCCTTACGCCGGACCGAGGCCTCGACCAGATCGAGCACCGCGGTGAGATTCTCGTTGACGTGCCCGGAGGCGATCCGGGCGATGAGGCCGTCGAGGACGAGATCCAGATAACCGAGCAGCACATCGGTGGGCACGTCGTCGCGCAACGCCCCCGCCGCCTTGCGACGCTCCAGACGGGCCAGCGTGGCCGCGGTCAGCTCGGCCGATCGCTGGGTCCAGCCGGCCGCGAACTCCGGATCGGTCCGCAGCCGCCGGGCGATCTCGAGCCGGGTGCCGAGCCAGTTGTACTGCTCCGGATTGTCGAGCATCTCCCGCATGACCTGCACGATGCCCTCGTTGGCGGCGACTTCGGCCATTCGTCCGGCATCTTCCTGGGCCAGGGCGAGAAACAGTGCGTCCTTGTCCCGGAAGTGATGGAAGATCGCCCCGCGCGACAGGCCGATGGCCTCCTCGAGGCGGCGGACGGTGGCGCCCTCGTACCCGAATTCGGCGAAACACCGCCGCGCCCCGTCCAGAATCTGGCTGCGCCGGGCGGCGAGGTGATCGTCACTGACCTTGGGCATGGGCTCCTCCAGCGGGAATGCGCGGACCCCCGCGCCGGGACGATCCGGCGCGGGGGTTGTCACAGTACGAGCGTCGAGCGCGCGTAGATCATCGGCGGCGCAACGATATTCGCGCCGGGCCCGGCTACCCACCGGTGGCCGGACCCGGCGCGGTGTGTCGAAACACCGCAGGCGCGGATGATCAGCCGCGGATCATGTTGCGCAGCACGAACTGCAGGATGCCGCCGTTGCGGTAGTAGTCGGCCTCACCGGGGGTGTCGATGCGCACGACCGCGTCGAAGGTGACCTTCTCGCCATCGGACTTGGTCGCGGTGACCTTCAGGGTCTTCGGCGTGGTGCCCTCGTTGAGCTTGGTGATGCCCTCGATGTCGAACACCTCGGTGCCGTCCAGACCCAGCGACCCGGCCGACTCGCCCGCGGGGAACTGCAGCGGGATGACGCCCATGCCGATGAGGTTGGAGCGGTGGATGCGCTCGAACGACTCGGTGATGACGGCCTTGACACCCAGCAGGCGGGTGCCCTTGGCGGCCCAGTCGCGAGACGAACCGGACCCGTATTCCTTACCGCCCAGCACGACCAGCGGGATGCCCGCGGCCTGGTAGTTCTGCGAGGCGTCGTAGATGAACGCCTGCGGGCCACCGTCCTGGGTGAAGTCGCGGGTGTAACCACCCGAGACATCGTCGAGCAGCTGGTTGCGCAGCCGGATGTTGGCGAAGGTGCCGCGGATCATCACCTCGTGGTTACCGCGACGCGAGCCCAGGGAGTTGTAGTCCTTGCGCTCGACACCGTGCGAGTCGAGGTACTGCGCCGCCGGGGTGCCCGGCTTGATCGGACCGGCCGGGGAGATGTGGTCGGTGGTGACCGAATCGCCCAGCAGCGCCAGCACGCGGGCGCCGGTGATGTCCTCGACCGGGGCCGGGTCCATCGACATGCCGTCGAAGTACGGCGCCTTGCGAACGTAGGTCGAGTTCTCGTCCCACGCGAAGGTGTCGCCCTCGGGGGTGTTGAGACCCTTCCAGCGCTCGTCGCCCTCGAAGACCGAGGCGTAGGACTTGGTGAACATGTCCCGGCTGATCGCCGACTTGATGGTGTCGTCGATCTCCTGCGGCGACGGCCAGATGTCGCGCAGGAACACGTCGTTGCCGTCGGAGTCCTTGCCCAGGGCATCGGTCTCGAAGTCGAAATCCATGGTGCCCGCGAGCGCGTAGGCGATGACCAGCGGCGGCGAGGCCAGGTAGTTCATCTTCACGTCGGGGGAGATACGACCCTCGAAGTTGCGGTTACCCGAGAGCACCGCGGTGACCGACAGATCGTTGTCGTTGATCGCCTTGGAGATCTGGTCGGGCAGCGGGCCCGTGTTGCCGATGCAGGTGGTGCAGCCGAAGCCGCCCACGAAGAAGCCCAGCTTCTCCAGGTACGGCCACAGACCGGCCTTCTCGTAGTAGTCGGCGACGACCTGCGAGCCCGGGGCCATATTGGTCTTCACCCAGGGCTTGGACGCCAGGCCCTTCTCGACCGCGTTGCGGGCCAGCAGCGCCGCGCCGATCATGACCGACGGGTTCGAGGTGTTGGTGCAGGAGGTGATACCCGCGACCACGACGGCACCGTGATCGAGCACGAAATCACCGCGCTCGGGATCGGAGACCTTGACCGGCTTGGACGGACGCCCGGAATTGCCGTTGGCGGCGGAGGGTACCCGCGCGTCGTCGTCGGCATCGGCGAACGACAGCACCGCCGGATCGGAAGCCGGGAAGGACTCCTCGATGGCCTCGTCCAGGTGGGTGTGCGGGGTCTCGGCGGCCGGGCCGCTCTCCGCGTCGTCGGTGTAGTTGTGGATGTCCTTGCGGAACGCGGTCTTGGACTCCGACAACAGGATTCGGTCCTGCGGGCGCTTCGGGCCGGCGATGGACGGCACCACGGTGGCCAGATCCAGCTCCAGGTACTCCGAGTACGCGGGCTCGTGGGCGGCGTCGTGCCACATGCCCTGCTCCCTGGCGTACGCCTCGACGAGCGCGAGCTGCTCGTCGGTGCGGCCGGTGAGGCGCAGGTAGTTGATGGTCTCCTCGTCGATCGGGAAGATCGCCGCGGTGGAGCCGAACTCGGGGCTCATGTTGCCCAGGGTGGCGCGATTGGCCAGCGGAACCTCGGCCACACCGGCGCCGTAGAACTCGACGAACTTGCCGACCACACCGTGCTTGCGCAGCATGTCGGTGACGGTGAGCACGACGTCGGTGGCGGTGACGCCCGGCTTGATCTCACCGGTCAGCTTGAAGCCGACGACCCGCGGGATCAGCATGGAGACCGGCTGGCCCAGCATCGCGGCCTCGGCCTCGATACCGCCGACGCCCCAGCCCAGCACGCCCAGGCCGTTGACCATGGTGGTGTGCGAGTCGGTGCCGACGCAGGTGTCGGGGTAGGCCTGGCCGTTGCGGGTCATGACGGTGGGCGCCAGGTACTCGATGTTGACCTGGTGCACGATGCCCATGCCCGGGGGGACGACCTTGAAGTCGTCGAAGGCGCCCTGGCCCCAGCGCAGGAACTGGTAGCGCTCGCCGTTGCGCTGGTACTCGAGGTCGACGTTGCGCTCGAGGGCGTCGGCGCGGCCGAAGACGTCGAGGATGACCGAGTGGTCGATGACCATGTCGGCGGGCGACAGCGGGTTGACCTTGTTGGGGTCGCCGCCCAGGGCGGTGACGGCCTCGCGCATGGTGGCCAGGTCGACGATACAGGGCACGCCGGTGAAGTCCTGCATGATCACGCGGGCGGGGGTGAACTGGATCTCGATACTCGGCTCGGCCGACGGGTCCCAGTTCGCGATGGCGCGGATGTGGTCGGCGGTGATGTTGGCGCCGTCCTCGGTGCGAAGCAGGTTCTCCGCGAGGACCTTCAGGGCGTAGGGCAGCTTCTCGGTGCCGGGCACGGCCGAGAGGCGGAAGATCTCGTAGGAGTTGCTTCCGACCTCGAGGGTGCCCTTGGCGCCGAATGTATCGATACTTGTCATACGTTCAGCTCCACTCGTCGGTGTTCCGATCGGGGCGCGTGCGGGCCCCGGGGGTGGCCACCGGCGGGGCTGCGCCGGTGGCTGTCGTCGAGGGCGCGTTTTCGGGCTGCGCGCCTCGTACTTCCGAACTCTAACAGTACGCTTGTCCTATGAAACGTGCGGGGCACGTCCGGCGCGGCGTGCCGCAATCCATCATGCGCCCGTCGCGTACTGTGCTCGCAGGCCCCGTCGGAGTTGTCGCCTCCGGTGTGCCGGCCGGTGTGTGTTGATCATGTGAATGTGTTGGACGTCCGCCGCTGGAGTCGGCGGCTCGACAAGACCGGATGGAAGATGACCGTCTCGTATGCCTCGGTTTTCACCCCAATGGCCGCTGCGCTGCCGCCGGATACCGATGTCGATGCCATAGTGGCGGACCTGGCCGACAATCACGTCGCGGCGCCCGAGGAAACGAAGCAGGACAAACTCGCCGAGATCGCCGACCAGGCGCGGGCGCACGGCATCGATCTCGACATCGTGGTCGTGCAGGGGAATCGGGGCCGGGACTCGGACCTGCGTGACCTGGCCACCACGCTCGGCAAGTCCGAGCACGGCACCGTCGTCGTGTTCAGCGACGACTGGATCGGTACCTACAGCGATACGATCAGCCGTTCCCGGCTGGAGTGGGCCGAGGACAAGGCCAAATTCCAGGGCGGCGGTCATGCCACTACCGCCGCGCAGATCTTCGTCGATCGTCTCGAAGCGCCGGAGAAGGTGTCCTGGACCGCGATTACCGCGGTTTTGCTGGCAGGCCTGGTGGTCGTGATCGGTGGCCTGTACGTCGTGAAATCCCGCCGTGCGGCGGGCGCGCGTGCCGCGGCGCCGGAAGCAACGGCCGACCCCGCCGCTCGGTAGCGGCAGTTCGTCACCCACGCGCCGTGACGGCGTGATCCCCGGCGATGCTGGCTGATCGCCGGGGAGGTTTCGACGTCTCGAAGTGCGTATACCGGCGGGCGATATGTCCCGCTTCCGCAAACGAAACTGAACGATCGGTTTGTTTGCACTCCCGAACCCGTATTCGCGGTAGCAAATTCATGGCTACCTGAAAAATTACCCGCGTGTGATTTGTCGTCCGATGTTTCCTCTGTGAAGGAAGTGTCGTACGGTTTCGATTGACGCTTTTGGGGAAGAAGTGTCACATGGGCCTCCAGCGTCCCCCCGAGGAGGGACGGGCCGCTGGTGCTCGTGCGGCGACGCCTCGACCGGTCGCCCAGCGCAGTCCTGGCGAATCTCTTTTCCGCCCGGAGCCGCAGCGGGATCAGGGAGGTGTGATGCGAATATCGGCGAGTCGGCCCGGGGGTGCCGCGAGGGTCGCTGTGGGGTTGCTCTTAAGTGGGATCGCGCTGACGATCACAGCTCCGCTGGTGGCCGCCGTGCCGCCTCCACCGCCCAATCCGAGTGACGGCGATATCGCCGCGGCGGGGGCGCAGGTCGACGCGGGGGTAGGTCAGGTCAGCGGGCTCATCAATCAGGTCGCCACCGCCGATCAGCAGCTGGCCCAGCTCGATACCGAGGTCGCCGGTAAGCGTGAGGCCGTGAACAAGGCGCTGGTCGACCTGCAGGACGCCCGCGACGCCGCCGACGCGGCCGCGGCCACCGTCGCCGCCACCCAGCGCGATCTGCAGGCCGCGGGGACCCAGGTCGATCGGGCACAGGGCAAATTCGACGAGTTCGCGGTCGACGCCTACACCCATCCCGGCTCGACGTCGATGGTGAACTACCTGGCCGCTCCCGATCCGGCGGGCGCACTCGACCGGGCCGATCTGCTCGGGATGGCCTCGAAGAATCAGCAGTCGGCCATCGACGGCCTGCGTCGCGCGCAGGTGGAGCAGGCCAACAAGGACTCCTCGGCGCGCCAGGCGAAGAAGTCCGCGGACGCGGCAGCCGCCGAGGCCGAGCGCAAGCAGCAGCAGGCCCAGGCCGCGGTGGCCGCGGCGAAGGCCGCTCTCGACGATCAGGCTCAGAAACGCAATGCGCTGATGGCGCAGCGGGATTCGGCCCAGCAGCAACTCGACCGGGCCCGGTCGGCGGTGGCGGGCCTGCAGGGGCAGCGTGAGGCCTATCTGAGCTGGGACCGGCAGCGCCGCGCCGAGGTGGCCGCGGCCCAGGCCGCGGCCGGTGCGGCGGCCGCGCGGGCCGCGGCCGATCAGGCCGCCCGCGACCGCGCCGCGGAACTGGGCGCGGGCAGGCGCCCGCATACGCAGCTCGACAGTTCACCTCCGCCGCGCCGCTCGATGTCGACCCCCAGCCGGCCCAGCGGCAGCCGCTCGGAACTGATCGAAACCGTTGTCGATC
The genomic region above belongs to Nocardia spumae and contains:
- a CDS encoding ABC-F family ATP-binding cassette domain-containing protein, coding for MITATDLEVRAGIRTLLTAPGSALRVQAGDRIGLVGRNGAGKTTTLRILAGEGEPYAGKVIRSGEIGYLPQDPREGDLDVLARDRVLSARGLDKLIRDMEKQQALMAEVADDAEREKAVRKYGRLEERFSALGGYVAESEAARICNSLGLPERVLGQALRTLSGGQRRRIELARILFSASDGSGGKSDTTLLLDEPTNHLDADSITWLRGFLQNHDGGLIVISHDVELLGDVVNKVWFLDAVRGEADIYNMGWKKYLDARATDEQRRVRERANAEKKASALKQQAAKLGAKATKAAAAHQMVKRAERMLSEVDEIRVADKVARIKFPEPAPCGKTPLMATNLTKLYGSLEIFTGVNLAIDKGSRVVILGLNGAGKTTMLRLLAGVETLTAGQIDPGRGLRIGYFAQEHDTLDDQATVWENIRHAAPDAGEQDLRGLLGAFMFSGPQLDQPAGTLSGGEKTRLALAGLVSSAANVLLLDEPTNNLDPVSREQVLDALRSYAGAVVLVTHDPGAAEALNPERVIMLPDGTEDHWSQDYLELIQLA
- a CDS encoding helix-turn-helix domain-containing protein encodes the protein MSDRPAQGKSMLGKGTRVTGKSRDRLQTQLKKQYEAGASIRSLARETGRSYGFIHNVLVESHVQLRSRGGANRRKAISKA
- a CDS encoding cupin domain-containing protein, giving the protein MSTTTPRIPAAVVQPAEAEVRATDAVTMRLLLDSSRTGGSVSTLEVTMTAGADGATPHYHTLSDELFYVADGELQVLAGDEIVTVGAGGAITVPRFMPHAFGAAPGSPARILIALTPAVERFGYFRLLERVAAGEATLAELAATQEEFDNHFVDAPAWWAERNANRA
- a CDS encoding MarR family winged helix-turn-helix transcriptional regulator produces the protein MAGQQTDAVDAIVEQWRRERPDLDLAAMAIIGRLGRMQVLAEREIEAVFTAHGLHRGEFDVLAALRRSGEPFELTPSVLADTLMLSRAGMTGRLDRLESAGLVRRIADPADRRAVRVALTPAGRERVDEVVTAHTENETRLLSALTEHDRGELDRIARTLLVALEHDGAGR
- a CDS encoding acyl-CoA thioesterase translates to MTFSVPVTVRGYELDVNGHLNQAVYHQYAEHARWEILRAAGLLPDKMRLSGLGPVVLESNVKYLRELHLGDEITITCRTRWGSGKAFWMDQQIRKLDGTVSAEFSVVLGLMDLQARKLVSNPSERFLELAESADVLGL
- a CDS encoding TetR/AcrR family transcriptional regulator: MPKVSDDHLAARRSQILDGARRCFAEFGYEGATVRRLEEAIGLSRGAIFHHFRDKDALFLALAQEDAGRMAEVAANEGIVQVMREMLDNPEQYNWLGTRLEIARRLRTDPEFAAGWTQRSAELTAATLARLERRKAAGALRDDVPTDVLLGYLDLVLDGLIARIASGHVNENLTAVLDLVEASVRRKD
- a CDS encoding aconitate hydratase, with product MTSIDTFGAKGTLEVGSNSYEIFRLSAVPGTEKLPYALKVLAENLLRTEDGANITADHIRAIANWDPSAEPSIEIQFTPARVIMQDFTGVPCIVDLATMREAVTALGGDPNKVNPLSPADMVIDHSVILDVFGRADALERNVDLEYQRNGERYQFLRWGQGAFDDFKVVPPGMGIVHQVNIEYLAPTVMTRNGQAYPDTCVGTDSHTTMVNGLGVLGWGVGGIEAEAAMLGQPVSMLIPRVVGFKLTGEIKPGVTATDVVLTVTDMLRKHGVVGKFVEFYGAGVAEVPLANRATLGNMSPEFGSTAAIFPIDEETINYLRLTGRTDEQLALVEAYAREQGMWHDAAHEPAYSEYLELDLATVVPSIAGPKRPQDRILLSESKTAFRKDIHNYTDDAESGPAAETPHTHLDEAIEESFPASDPAVLSFADADDDARVPSAANGNSGRPSKPVKVSDPERGDFVLDHGAVVVAGITSCTNTSNPSVMIGAALLARNAVEKGLASKPWVKTNMAPGSQVVADYYEKAGLWPYLEKLGFFVGGFGCTTCIGNTGPLPDQISKAINDNDLSVTAVLSGNRNFEGRISPDVKMNYLASPPLVIAYALAGTMDFDFETDALGKDSDGNDVFLRDIWPSPQEIDDTIKSAISRDMFTKSYASVFEGDERWKGLNTPEGDTFAWDENSTYVRKAPYFDGMSMDPAPVEDITGARVLALLGDSVTTDHISPAGPIKPGTPAAQYLDSHGVERKDYNSLGSRRGNHEVMIRGTFANIRLRNQLLDDVSGGYTRDFTQDGGPQAFIYDASQNYQAAGIPLVVLGGKEYGSGSSRDWAAKGTRLLGVKAVITESFERIHRSNLIGMGVIPLQFPAGESAGSLGLDGTEVFDIEGITKLNEGTTPKTLKVTATKSDGEKVTFDAVVRIDTPGEADYYRNGGILQFVLRNMIRG
- a CDS encoding Rv1476 family membrane protein, with the translated sequence MLDVRRWSRRLDKTGWKMTVSYASVFTPMAAALPPDTDVDAIVADLADNHVAAPEETKQDKLAEIADQARAHGIDLDIVVVQGNRGRDSDLRDLATTLGKSEHGTVVVFSDDWIGTYSDTISRSRLEWAEDKAKFQGGGHATTAAQIFVDRLEAPEKVSWTAITAVLLAGLVVVIGGLYVVKSRRAAGARAAAPEATADPAAR
- a CDS encoding NlpC/P60 family protein, whose translation is MRISASRPGGAARVAVGLLLSGIALTITAPLVAAVPPPPPNPSDGDIAAAGAQVDAGVGQVSGLINQVATADQQLAQLDTEVAGKREAVNKALVDLQDARDAADAAAATVAATQRDLQAAGTQVDRAQGKFDEFAVDAYTHPGSTSMVNYLAAPDPAGALDRADLLGMASKNQQSAIDGLRRAQVEQANKDSSARQAKKSADAAAAEAERKQQQAQAAVAAAKAALDDQAQKRNALMAQRDSAQQQLDRARSAVAGLQGQREAYLSWDRQRRAEVAAAQAAAGAAAARAAADQAARDRAAELGAGRRPHTQLDSSPPPRRSMSTPSRPSGSRSELIETVVDRAMSQLGVTYSWGGGDEDGPTKGIHDGGVADSYGDYDKVGFDCSGLMIYAFAGVGISLPHYSGYQYTMGTRVDVDERERGDMLFWGSNGSEHVALYLGDGKMIEAPESGDVVKISPVREGGIMPYAVRLIT